The window ACGCTTTCTTTTACAATTGATTAAATGATTTCCGGAAAGAAAAAGATGTTCCATTTTCGAAAATATCTAACAAGTCAGGCCCCACCAATTGACAATTGTATGTTGAATTTTGAAACTCCCCGACTACAGCGCGCCCTACTGACAGGGCGTCAGAACAAAGCATGTCAAGGAGCGACGATGTCGAAAGGTGAGGCATACTAAAGACGTATGCCGCAACCTTGAGACTAGGAGTGACGCAGAGATGCGAAGTTATCACGCCCTGTAATCCCAGTTCCTATGCGCCGGTATGCCTACCTTGGCTGAGCCAGATAGGATGATATACGGATAGCTGTACGCCATCGCATCATTTTTTATCTCTTCCGGCGGCATATCACCCGTAAACGGCGCTATCATGAGAGAGAACTTCTGCACCCGGCCGTTGTATGAAGGCGCATAAGGCTTGATGTGGTCCGCGGCAGAGGCATAAACAACGGCCAGCTTGCCCAGACCGGTCTTCGCTGTCGGATATTTCCACTGTCTGCCCCAGTAGCTGCCGAATGGGTTCATGAAAATCTTTGTTCTCCCCTGATCAAGTCTTGTACGCATTGGGCAGAAGGCAAAAGAGCTGGAGACGTCCGCGCTCTGCGCAAGAAGTACCCCGCTCCGCCTGTCCGAGACCGCAATCCAGGCGTTTGTTATATGGTTGTTGAACGAGTCGATTTCGGGGTTATTCGAGCATTCGCCGTAGTTCAGTTCATATGAGCTCACATGCCCGAAATAGTTGTGCTTTATAACCTTAAGGGGTTCACCTCGCCTGCCGTAAAGCGCAGGCGTTATCTCGCACGGCCTTACTTCCAGCCACCTTGCGTCCCAGGCCTGCTGAAGCCTTCGGGCCTTGCCTTTGTCATAGCCTTTATCCGAAGTCTTAGGATACCTGACCGTCATATTGAGGTAAATATATGGCAGGTTTGAAGCAAGAATTATCTCGCGCTCAAACTCCACATGCTTTAGCCCATCCGAATCGAATACAAGGCTTCCGGCCATCTTTTTTACGCCTATCACGCCGAGAGCGAGCGAGGATGATACGCTCCACGAGCTTACATCCAGGCGCTTTCCGTCATACGTGACGCCGCTGTTCATAAAGAGTCCCGGCGATATTTCTCTGCCCCCGGTCTTGATGCTATTTACATTTCCGAGGGCGTCAAAACCTATTTTAACAAGACCGTTGTCCATGCCGTCTTCTGTTACTGTTACGGGATTTTCAGGCGCCGGTGAAGATTTGCCTGTTGAAACCGTATATGATTTTTTCTCGAGTTTTTCCATGGACTCGATAAAATACAGGTGCCCGTCATGTAATGCTGCGGGTATGTCAGTGCCGCCGCAGGCAATCCCGCCGATATCACCGTTTACAGGAACTTTAATAAGGGCTTTTGACGGCCTGGGTTCATAGATCGTGGTCCTCATGGATATGCCCCTTAAATAATCCGAGATCATGAAGGTGTTATCATCAGGCCTCTGTACTTTTGCAGATGCTTCATTGAAGGCATCAGCGGCTGAGCTGACCGCAGTCCAGACAAGGCTGGAGGCGGTTCTCAGTCTGGTAACATTCATGACCGGTGCGGCCATGCCAAAGTGGGTAGTCGAAAGGGCCTTGATGCGGGCATCGAACGCTTCGGCAAGATATTTCCCGATTTTGCCGGGCATGCCCTCAAGCCCGGCCATTCCTGCAAGGTGCCTGGCCTGAAGCTCCAGAATCCTCGAGCGTTCAATGCCTGTCCAGAGCATGTGGTTGTCCCACTTTTCGGCCCAGCTTGAAAGCCCGTCAAAGCTCCCGTCCGCGGTATCCTGACCGAAAGAGATGCTGCCGGCTGCGGCATGCGTTTCGAGATAGCGCCCCGGCGTCGTGAATTCGACATAATCGAGAGGGCTTATGCTTCTCACTATGCCGTCAAGGCCCCGGGCCATGGCCATCAGGTTTTTCAACACGGGCACGTCGAAGCCGAACCAGAAATCGTCGTCCGCATCCATGTCGATTATAAGTAGAAGGTCTTTGGGCTCAAAAAGCGCGAGCTGCTTTTTCCTGAGCGACTTTATCCAGTTCTTCAAGCCCAGGTTGTCGATCAGGTCGCCCGCATTATAGCAGGGCAGAAGAGTCATACTGCCCTCGATGCCGGGATATGTGAGCTTAAGCGGGTTGTGCCTTTCGACAAGGGACAGCGGCGGAATGAAGGTGCTGAAGCAGTTGAACGGTATCGAGGAATAGAAAAGGCTGATGGTGTTGATCCCGTACTTCGGGTAAAGCCCGATGTGCGAAGGCGTATACATCATCTCCTGCGGCCTGACGATGGGTTTGACATTCTCGCCGAACAGGTCTTTAAGGCCCGAACCTTCAGGGTTCGTTACCGCACGGCCCATGGCCGCATCGAATTCAGCGGCGGTGCTGGCAGAGACGAGCCCGTTGTTGTAGGACATGTATTCTATCTCGTCCATGCCGGAAGCTACCCTGCGCTTGAATGCCTCGATAATGTCCGGGCAATGGGCTGGCATGATCTTCTCCAGTGAGAAATAGTTTTCAAAATCCCATGTGCCGCGTACGGCGATGCCTTCGGCATTCAGCTCATCAAGCGTTTTTATGGTGTTCCTGATGATGCGGATGTCCTTGCCGAATCCGAGTTCGTCCGGCGTATCGCCCCTGTATGAATGGTAAAAGTTGCCGTGGAATCTGAACGAAACGAATATCTTTGCAGGCATTCCCACCTCAGAATTTTATGGCCGTCTTCATAGCCCGGTTCTTCCCCTTTGACAGGTTGACCTCTATCATGTCGCGGTATTTTTCGATGGGGAATGTGTGCGTCAGCATATCCTGAACAAAGACCCTGCCATCCTTGATCAGGTCAAGCGCCATCTCGAAAACATGCTTGGGGCCGGTCTCGGTCATGATACTGCCATAGGCATATACGCCTTTTAAGGTCTGGAGCTTGAGCCATAAGGGCGTAGGGTCGAAGGTGACCTTGTTGCCTATGCCCACAAGGCTTACTGTCCCGCCCGCGGCCGTGGCAATCAGCGACGCCTGAAGGGTCGGCGAATGGCCCACGGTATCGTACACGCGCTCGAACCCGCCCTGGAGGATGCGCTGGCCGATCAGAGGCTTGTATGACCTTGCGCCGGTCACCTTTTCCGCGGTTTCCAGTATGCCTTCTGCGGTTACCATGTCGGCACCGGATTTTTGCACATATTCAGCTGCAAACGGCGCGGGTTCGATTACGGTGATATTGCAGGCGATGCCGAGCCCGCGTATGGCCTTGACTATCATCGCCCCTATTACACCGCCACCTATGACCAGAATCTTTTCGCCGTCAGCGGGCCTGTTGTCCAGCACGGCCTGCAGAGCCACGGCCAGGGGCTCGGTGAGCGTAGCGGATTCCGCGCTTACTCCTTCGGGAATACGGTGGATCTGGCTCCTGTGTGCAACCATATATTCTGCGAAACCGCCTCCCCTTTCCCTGCACATGCCCATGAACATCCCTGGGGGCAGGTTGCCCTCTGCAAGGTTCTCGCAATTTCCGGGGCGCCCTGCCCGGCATGCTCGGCATTCGGGCTTGATGCCGCGTATTTTGCAGCCCAGCATGGGTTCTACCGTTACGATGTCTCCTTTCCTGCAGACATTGACATCACCGCCCGCTTCAACGACCTCGCCGCAAAGCTCGTGGCCGATAACAGACGGGAACGAGGTAAAGGGAGAGGCCATCAGAGAATCCCTCAGGAACATGAGGTTGAGGTCGCTCCCGCAGAAACCGCAGAGCTTCACCTTTATCTTAGCCCATTCGGGCGACGGGATCGCAGGCTCGGGGACATCTTCAAGAGAAAGAAGAGAAAGCGGACTTTTATAGTAGAGATCCGGTTTCAGGCCGCCCAGTAGCTTCAGGCCGATAATCTTCGGTATGGAATCCCTGAAAACAAGCGCCTTCACGCCTCACCCCATCTTGAGCGACTGGTAGAAGAGAGGCGTTGCCGGACTCGTTGCTGTCGGATCGGTCATGACATTAATGCAGGCAGGCCTGCCCGACCTGAACGCACGCTCTATGGCGGGAATTATGTCCTCGTCTTTTGTAACGAACTCGCCGTAGCCGCCCAGTCCCTCGACCACTTTCTCGTAATGCCGCGCGCCCAGCTCCGAGCATATGAGGCGGTCGCTTCCTATGGACAGCTCCTGGCTGTGCTTTATCATGCCCCAGGCGCAGTCGTTGTTGACCACGCATACAATGGGTATGTTGTGACGGACGGCGGTATCGAACTCCATCGCGTTGAAGCCGAAGGAGCCGTCACCGTTCAACAGAACGACCTTCTTGTCGGGGTTGGCCACCTTGGCGCCTATTGCGAACGGTATGCCCGTACCGAGGCAGCCGAGCAGGCCCGAGGCTGTACCGATCACTCCGGCCTTGTTCGTAGACGTAAACCCCACCAGACCGAAATATACCGTATCGCCGCCGTCGGCCATGTAGATCGCGTCCTCGCCGACTGCCTTCTGTATCTGCGCCACGAGTCGTATGGGATGAATGGGGTCGGACGGGGCACCACGCAGTTTGAGTTCGCTTTCTATGAAGGCGTGGCTCGCCGCACGCAGGTCCGAAACCCACGAATCGTGGTTCTTCTTTTTTACGGTTCGCGCGAGCTGATCCAGGATCGAAGCCGCATCTCCCACGAGGCCGACATCGGCCTGGCGGTTTCGGTCGATCTCTATCGGATCGATATCGATACGCACGACCTTGACATCCGGCGGAATGACCTGGCCGGACTGGAGCAGCCAGTTGAAGCGCACCCCGGTTGCAACGAGGACATCGGCCTGGCCGAGGCCCAGCAGGAGCCCGGTATTCCCGACATCCCATATGGAAAGCGGATGATTGTCGGGCAGTTCGCCGCGCCCGAAGTTCATTATGATGAAAGGCATGCCTGTCCTGTCGATGAAGCGCCCCAAGGCGTCCCCTGCATTGCTGAACCTGAGGCCGCTTCCTCCCAGGAATAGGGGCCTCTTGGCCTTATCTATGATTTCGGCCGCTTCCCTTATAGCAGAATCATCAGGACGCACGGAAAACTTCCTCACCTTGTGCGGCGGCATGAACACGTCCTTGAGAGCAATCTTTACATTAAGGATATCGGGCGGAAGCTCCAGAAAGACTGGTCCAGGCCTGCCCTCCTCGGCATGCCTGAACGCCATGGCCAGGTATTCGGGAATGCGCTTCGTTTCGTAGCAGGTGGCGCACCATTTCACTACCGGCTTGACGATATCCAGCTGGTTCAATTCCTGCAGAGCGCCTTTAAGGTCATCCCTGAGAGGGTGCTTTCCGCACAGAACAACAAGAGGGGCGTTATCCAGGCATGCGTTTGCGATGCCGGTTATCGCGTTCGTGAATCCGGGGCCTGCCGTCACCAGACACACGCCGGTCTTGCCCGTATATAATGACCAGGCTTCCGCCATCATTGCCGCCGCCTGCTCATGGCGCACGTCGATGGTGCGAAGCCTGTATTCGGTAAAACCGTCCAGTATCTGTTCTATGTGTCCGCCGGAAAGCGCGAACACCGTATCTATATTTTCGATTTCCCTGAGATATTTGGCAACCAGATGGCCGCCCGGTATCATCTGTGTCATAATTTTCCTCCTGTATTGATTCTCAAGCTTTTCATCATTTCGATGCGCATTGATCAGCGGGATCATGTAAGCTTAACGCCGTCGTTGAACCACTGAATGTAGTAGGCCATGCCTTCAACCCTGATCTTGCCCTTGGCGGCGGCCTTGAACGTCGCCTTGTCGCTGCCGGAGATCATGACCCTGAGAGCGGTGGGGACATCCGACCATACAAGCGCCGCATCACAGGCATGATCGGCTCCTGAGCGCGAGGTCACCTTTCCCCTGTCGAAAATGAAAAGCCGCCCGCGTTTTCCGTCCGCGGTTTTAATAAGAATTTTCAGACGGATGGTTCCGATATAACCCTGAAATTGGGGATTTTTCCGTGAGGCAAACCAGAGTTTTAGATAAAGGACATATAAAAGCAATGAAAGGGGCATACTTTCCTCCTCTTTTTAGTAGTCTTGTCAAAGGCCGGCTGTTTTGAAAAAGGCAATCTGCCGGCCGGGTTAATTCCTTTTACCGTAGTGTTCCTTAACCCAGGGTCCGATCTTTAGCATGGCTTCAGGATAGGAAACCGTTGTCTTCCATCCCAGCTCCTTTTTGGCCAGCGTATTGTCTACATCCATATCACGACCCATGATGTCGACCGACATGCGCGTAACGGGCGGACGTATGCCAAGGGGCGTGAAGACCATGTCGCATAGCCACGCAATCGCCCTGGCTGCGCGGTAGGGAATGGCAGGACCCGGCTTCTTTCCTATTAATGCCCCGAGATCAGTGACATAGCGCTTCCAGGTTACGTCCCAGTCATCGCGCAGCTGGTAGATTTTGCCTTTGGCGATATCCTTTGTGCCTGCGAGAATGATTCCATTCACCAGGTTGTCTACATAAATTAGGCTGGCGCTGTAGATACCGCCGTCGAAAAGCGGCACAGGCATGCTGAGCATTCTTTCCACGATATCTTTTACCCAGACGCTGCCCGGGCCGGTTACATTGGCGGGACGTATTATGGTGCATGCAATTCTGCCAGCATCGTGCGCTTTCATCACGAGACCTTCCGCATCGAGCTTGGCGTCTCCATAGGGCAGCCCGCATTTAACCGGCGTGTCGCTCTCCCTGAAACCCTTTATATGGCGCGCAAAGCCTATTGCGGCAATGGAGCTGATATAGACGAAACGTGAGGCATGACCTATGGACTCTTCCAGAATATACCTTGTGGCGTCATAAATTGCCGTGTAAAAAAGCTCTTTTCTGCCCCAGTCAGTGACCCGGCCTGCAAGGTGAAAGACCGTGTCAATATCATCACACAGACCCTGAAGAGTGTGCGGCTTCAAGAGGTCTCCGCGTCTTACATCGCAGCCGAGCTTAAGAAGCCCCTCAGTGTTTTCCCCTGGCAGTGCTAGCACACGGACCGTATGGCCCTCTCTGAGCAATTCCCCGGTCAGGACTGAACCGATAAACCCTGTCGCCCCTGTTACCAATGCTTTCATAAGCACCTCTTGAAAGGTTTCTGGCAAAGGGTATTATCCCACAGAGGAGTCTGCCTTACAAGCAAATGATTCCCCGTGACCGGGTATATATCTCTGATATTTTTTAGCTCTGAGAAGATGTTTTATTAATGGTCCTTTACGTCTAAATATAACCTTTTATCTCATCATAAATGATGTTAATTTGCTTTTCATCACAATACTTTCGGGAGCCTGTAATGAAGAGAATCGCGGTAAGAGGAGCTTACATAGTGGAAAATGCAAACAGGATTTCTACTGACGGGTACGTGCTCGTCGAAGACGGTATAATTTCCGGCGTCACAAAGAAGCTGCCTGAGGGCGAATTCGAGGTGATCGGCGGCAGGCACGACATTGTCCTGCCCGGCCTTGTAAATGCACATACGCATGCCGCTATGACCCTCTTCAGAGGCATCGGGGATGACATGAAGCTGGAAGTCTGGTGGAACAAATACATGTTTCCGCTTGAAAAGAGGTTTGTAGACGGTGATTTCGAATACCTTGGCATGATGCTGGCCTGCATCGAGATGATAAGAAGCGGCACGACTGCATTCTGCGACGGCTATTTTTTCTCAGATGACGGTGCAAGGGCAGTGAAGCAGGCAGGCCTAAGGGCATGGATCGGCGATGTCATCAGCATATACCCGACGCC of the Desulfomonilia bacterium genome contains:
- a CDS encoding thiamine pyrophosphate-binding protein; translated protein: MTQMIPGGHLVAKYLREIENIDTVFALSGGHIEQILDGFTEYRLRTIDVRHEQAAAMMAEAWSLYTGKTGVCLVTAGPGFTNAITGIANACLDNAPLVVLCGKHPLRDDLKGALQELNQLDIVKPVVKWCATCYETKRIPEYLAMAFRHAEEGRPGPVFLELPPDILNVKIALKDVFMPPHKVRKFSVRPDDSAIREAAEIIDKAKRPLFLGGSGLRFSNAGDALGRFIDRTGMPFIIMNFGRGELPDNHPLSIWDVGNTGLLLGLGQADVLVATGVRFNWLLQSGQVIPPDVKVVRIDIDPIEIDRNRQADVGLVGDAASILDQLARTVKKKNHDSWVSDLRAASHAFIESELKLRGAPSDPIHPIRLVAQIQKAVGEDAIYMADGGDTVYFGLVGFTSTNKAGVIGTASGLLGCLGTGIPFAIGAKVANPDKKVVLLNGDGSFGFNAMEFDTAVRHNIPIVCVVNNDCAWGMIKHSQELSIGSDRLICSELGARHYEKVVEGLGGYGEFVTKDEDIIPAIERAFRSGRPACINVMTDPTATSPATPLFYQSLKMG
- a CDS encoding alcohol dehydrogenase catalytic domain-containing protein: MKALVFRDSIPKIIGLKLLGGLKPDLYYKSPLSLLSLEDVPEPAIPSPEWAKIKVKLCGFCGSDLNLMFLRDSLMASPFTSFPSVIGHELCGEVVEAGGDVNVCRKGDIVTVEPMLGCKIRGIKPECRACRAGRPGNCENLAEGNLPPGMFMGMCRERGGGFAEYMVAHRSQIHRIPEGVSAESATLTEPLAVALQAVLDNRPADGEKILVIGGGVIGAMIVKAIRGLGIACNITVIEPAPFAAEYVQKSGADMVTAEGILETAEKVTGARSYKPLIGQRILQGGFERVYDTVGHSPTLQASLIATAAGGTVSLVGIGNKVTFDPTPLWLKLQTLKGVYAYGSIMTETGPKHVFEMALDLIKDGRVFVQDMLTHTFPIEKYRDMIEVNLSKGKNRAMKTAIKF
- a CDS encoding NAD-dependent epimerase/dehydratase family protein — its product is MKALVTGATGFIGSVLTGELLREGHTVRVLALPGENTEGLLKLGCDVRRGDLLKPHTLQGLCDDIDTVFHLAGRVTDWGRKELFYTAIYDATRYILEESIGHASRFVYISSIAAIGFARHIKGFRESDTPVKCGLPYGDAKLDAEGLVMKAHDAGRIACTIIRPANVTGPGSVWVKDIVERMLSMPVPLFDGGIYSASLIYVDNLVNGIILAGTKDIAKGKIYQLRDDWDVTWKRYVTDLGALIGKKPGPAIPYRAARAIAWLCDMVFTPLGIRPPVTRMSVDIMGRDMDVDNTLAKKELGWKTTVSYPEAMLKIGPWVKEHYGKRN